In Erythrobacter sp. KY5, the DNA window GTCGGCGTTGATGACGAGGAAGCTCGGACGGCCGTCCTTCGATTCCTTTGGCATGAACGACCATTTAAGACCGGTGGGGAAGCCTGCCCCGCCCCGCCCACGAAGACCCGATGCCTTGATCTCTTCGATGATCGCGTCCTGCCCGCGTTCGATCAAAGCCTTGGTGTTGTCCCAATCGCCGCGCGCCTGCGCAGCCTTGAGCCCGGCATCCTGGAAGCCGTAAACGTTGGTGAAGATGCGGTCCTTGTCAGCCAGCATCGCCTTGATCCTTCACTTTAGAAATTCTCAGCTGGCGCAGCGTCAGCGCCTGAAACAGAAGGCCCATACCCATCAGGGCAATACCAACGGGACGCTCACCAGTGGCAGCGAGATACGCGCCGGCACCAAAGCCCACGAGGCCTGCAATCATCAGTGCGAGCGTGCCGCCGTTCATTGCCGACGACCTTCGAAATCGGCCGCGCGCATCTCTCGTTTGGCGCGTCTGAGAATCCACAAGCTTGGTACGAAAAATACCAAACATAGTACGAACCCAAAGACACTGAATGTAAATGGATAAAGGCCGAGGATCGCTACGGCACCAAAAAGCCAAAACAGGCCAATGAAAGATCCGGTCAAGCCGACCGCGACCAAGGCTCGTGTACTGGTCGCCATCACCAGTCCCCCCGGTAATCGTGGTTGGCGTCGACCATTTCCTTGAGCGTGGTCGGGCCACCGCTCGGTTCGGAGGTGTGGCGGCCCGGCTCTTGCGTGCCCGTTTTGGGCTGCTCGCCAGCGGCCAGCGCGTCGAGCACAGCGTCGAGACGTTCGACGGTCAGGTCCTCGTAATTGTCGTCATTGATCTGGACCATCGGCGCGGTCGCGCAGTTGCCCATGCATTCCACTTCGGTGAGGGTCCACAATCCATCCTCGGACACCTTGCCGAACGCCATGCCGCGCTTCTTGCACGCGCTGATGATGTCGTCCGATCCACGCAGCATGCACGGCGTCGTGCCGCAAACTTGCACGTGGTACTTACCGACCGGCTTCATGTTGTACATGAAATAGAACGTCGCGACTTCGAGCACCCGGATAACCGGCATGTCGAGATAGTCGGCGATATATTCGATCACCGGAAGCGGGAGCCAGCCCTGCGTATCGGTTTCCTCGCCAACCTGACGCTGGCCGAGATCGAGCAGAGCCATCACTGCCGATTTCTGGCGACCTTCAGGATACTTGGCGATCTCGCGATCGGCCTTTTTCTTGTTCTCTTTCGACCACTCGAAAGAGCCCCAGCGCGCGCGCAGTTCGGGCGTATCGGGTGCGGGAGTACGGTCAGCCATTAGCGATCACACTCCCCAAACACGACATCAATCGCGCCGAGAATGGCGGTGGCGTCAGCCAGCATGTGTCCCTTGCTCATCATATCCATGGCTTGAAGGTGGCTGAAAGCCGTCGGGCGGATTTTGCAGCGGTACGGCTTGTTCGTGCCGTCGCTGACGAGATAGACGCCGAACTCGCCCTTGGGGCTTTCGGTCGCGACGTAGACTTCGCCCGCGGGCACGTGGAAGCCTTCGGTGTAGAGCTTGAAGTGGTGGATCAGGCTTTCCATCGACTGCTTCATCTCGCCGCGCTTGGGAGGCGAAACCTTGCCGTCGGTGCTTGCGATCGGGCCTTCGGGCATGTCACGCAGGCACTGCTTGATGATCTTGGCGCTCTCGCGAACTTCCTGCACGCGCACCATGAAACGGTCATAGCAATCCGAATTCGTGCCGACCGGAATGTCGAATTCCATGCGGTCATAGACGTCGTAAGGCTGCGACTTGCGCAGGTCCCACGGAATGCCCGCAGCACGGATCATCGGGCCGGAAAAGCCCCACGCGACCGCGTCATCACGGCTTACGACGGCGATATCGACGTTGCGCTGCTTGAAGATGCGGTTGTCCATGACGAGGCTCATCGCGTCGTCGAAGAGCTGGAAGAAACGGTTATCAAGCCAGTCGCCAATGTCGACCAGCAGCTTCTCCGGCACATCCTGATGAACGCCGCCGGGACGGAACCAGGCAGAGTGCATGCGTGCGCCCGATGCGCGTTCAAAGAAGTTGAGGCAATCTTCGCGCAGTTCGAACACCCACAGGTTCGGCGTCATTGCACCCACGTCCATGACGTGCGCGCCGATGTTGAGCATGTGGTTGCAGATGCGGGTCAGCTCGGCGAACAGCACGCGAAGGTACTGCGCACGCTCTGGCACCTCGAGGTTCAGCAGCTTCTCGATCGCGAGCACGTAGGAGTGCTCCTGACACAGCGGCGAACAATAATCGAGCCTGTCGAAATAGGGCAGCGCCTGAAGATAGGTCTTCTGCTCGATCAGCTTCTCGGTACCGCGGTGGAGCAGGCCGACATGCGGATCGACACGCTCGATAACTTCGCCGTCAAGTTCCATCACCATGCGCAAGACGCCGTGCGCCGCAGGGTGCTGCGGGCCGAAGTTCAACGTGTAGTTGGTGATGACTTCGCCGTCGGTTGTCGGCGATTCTTCGATCTGGACGCTCATTCGTCGCCCTCCTTCACATCGTCGTCATCGCCGATCTCGACCTCGATCATGTCGGGTGGAACGGCGGCGGTGCCTTTGGCGGCGTTTTCCTCGGCCCTTGGGCCGGCACCGGTGTCGGCGGGTTTCTCGGTTACCTTGGGCTTGTCTACCTGCGGCGGGCCGTCTGCCTTCTCATCGCCGGGAAGCACGTAGTCCGACCCTTCCCATGGCGAGAGGAAGTCGAATGTGCGCATGTCCTGCGGCAGTTCGACCGGTTCGTAGACGACGCGCTTCTCGTCTTCGGAATAGCGCAGCTCGATATAGCCGGTCATCGGGAAATCCTTGCGGAAAGGATGCCCTTCGAAGCCGTAATCGGTGAGGATGCGGCGAAGGTCCGAGTTTCCGTCGAATACCACGCCATACAGGTCGAACACCTCGCGTTCGAGCCAGCCAGCGTTAGGCCATAGCGACGTTACGCTTGGCACGGGCGTCGCCTCGTCGGTCGAACACTTGACCATGATCCGGTGGTTCTTGGTCAGGCTGAGCAGCATGTAGACCACCTCGAAACGCTCATCGCGGTCCGGATAGTCGGCCCCGGCGATTTCCATCAATTGCTGGTATGCATGGTCATCGCGAAGGATACGCAGCACATCGGCGACGCTGTCGCGCTTTACCGAGAGGATGATCTCGCCGTGCTGCTCTTCAGCACGCTCAAGCCAGACGCTGACGCTTTCGCTCAGAGCATCAAGGACGCCATCGTTCGAGGCGAATTTGGGGGCGGAGTGGAGGACGGTCATATTAACGCTCAATCGTCCCGGAACGGCGGATCTTCCGCTGCAGCTGCATCACACCATAAAGCAGCGCCTCGGCGGTCGGAGGGCAACCGGGCACGTAAATGTCGACCGGAACGATCCGGTCGCAGCCGCGAACGACGCTGTAGGAATAGTGGTAATAGCCACCGCCATTGGCGCACGAACCCATGCTGATCACGTATTTTGGATCAGACATCTGGTCGTAAACCTTGCGCAAGGCCGGAGCCATCTTGTTGCACAGCGTCCCTGCGACGATCATCACGTCCGACTGACGTGGCGAGGCGCGCGGGGCGATGCCGAAACGCTCCATGTCATAACGTGGCATGTTGACGTGGATCATCTCGACCGCGCAGCATGCGAGGCCAAAGGTCATCCACCACAGCGAACCGGTACGCGCCCACTGAAACAGGTCTTCGGTCGAAGTGACGAGGAAGCCCTTGTCATTCACCTCTGTCTGAAGCGAGCGGAAGTAATCTTCGTCAGGCTGGCGCACCTCACCCGCTTTCGCGGTTTCGAGTGCGCTCACATCCGGCAGATTGTCCGGAGGGGTGACCCCTATTGTCTGTTGGGGCGTGCTCATTCCCAGTCCAGAGCTCCCTTCTTCCACTCATATGCAAGGCCGATCGCGAGGATGCCGAGGAAGGTCATCATGCCGATCCAGCCTACCCAGCCCGTTTCACCAAGGCTCACCGCCCAGGGAAACAGGAAAGCGGCTTCGAGGTCGAAGATGATAAAGCTGATCGCGACCAGATAGAACCGGACATCGAACTGGCTGCGCGCGTCTTCGAATGCGGGAAAGCCGCATTCATATTCCGACAGTTTTTCCGCGTCAGGATTGTGCGCACCGGTGAGGCGGGAAACGCCCATCGGCAGAAACACGAAAAGCACGGAAAGCCCGAAGGCGATGAAGATGAAGAGCAGTATCGGCAGATACTGAGCGAGATCTATCACAGCGATGTCCAGACGTTATTGGTCCCAATGCGCTGCCTCTAGGCGTGTCGTCACTGCCGCGCAAGGGCGCGACTCGGTCAAATCAGCACATATCTGTTGCAGAAAATCGAACTGCGGGCCTGGCCGATGTCAATCCTGACCGGCCAAAAGTGGCAAGCGGCGAATCTCGGTCGGTATTGCGGGTTTGTCCTGAACCGGTTCACCCTTGATGAAGCGGTCCCATTGGCCGGTCGCAACGTAAACAAGCGCATTGCCAGAAATGCTCCCACCCAATGGCTCCGTCCAACCGGGATGCGCTTGCTCAAGCGTCTCGACCGCGGTGATGCTCAGCCCATCTTCCGACAGGGTCAAAGCGGTGATCCGCATGGGCGATGTGCCGTTCTGCATCGCAATGAGGCGGTCGCCATGCCGCCACAGGCCATCGACCCCGTCGAGGATCGCCGGCACGTCCGTGCGCAGTCGCGAAACGGAGCCGTCCTCAAGGTCGATGATCGCCAGTCCATAGCGATAGTCGCTGGTGTAGAGCCGCGTGCCATCGGCGCTGAGCGCCAGACCTTGTGGTGATCGGAAGGTTCCCGGCGCAACCAGCTCATGCATCTCGGTCGCGCCGACAGGCTTGCGATAGACCCCTCCCCCGACCGGATCGCTCGCATAAACGGTTGCATCTGGACCAATCGCGAGGTCGGACAATGCCTTTGCGCTTTCGGGCGAGGCCACGAATACCGGATTTTGAAAGTCGCCGCGCAGTCCGACAAGGCCGGTAAAGAGTTCCTCAGCGTCTTCTGAATCGTCAAGATTGGCAGACGCAGCCCAGCCCATGGAATCGTCCGGCTCTCCGACGATGCCGGACAAGTCATTGGCTCCCGGCACCGCAATCGCCGTCCACCCCGCGTCCGGAACAAAGATATGGATCGCGTTACCCGTGACCGAAGTCGCCACCATCAAAGGAGCGGTCGCTGGGGCGAAGACGCTTTCGATGAGCCCCGCCTCGGCCGGCGCGGTCGCGATCACCTCGCTTGCCTCGATGATGTCAGCCTCGGGGATGAGCAGCGCCGCCACTTCCCCGGCATTATCCTCCCCGACCAGACGCGGCAGCTGGCCGCGAGCGACTTCGCTGAAAAGGTAGCCGCGATCTTTCAGCCAGCGCAGCGTTTCCTTGAGGCCTTCGATATCCTCGGCACCGAGCTGGGCATTCAACAACCGAAGCCGCACCGAGGAACTGTCGGGAAAGGCTTCGACCAGCTGCGTCAAACCGTCGAGGTCGCTAATCTGCCCGGTCTGTGAATCGACGCTTCGCCACGCAGCGCTTTCTTGCGCGAACAGAGGCGACGCAGCCGTTAGCGCGAGTGCCGCGAGGATCGCTTTCATCGGGGCAGCCCTTACGCGCTTTCCTTGGCCTTTCCATAAGGCGGCTTCATCTTGGCAAGCTTGGCCACGTCAATCTTGGGCTGGTGATAGACCGCGCGCGCATGGCTGAATTCCTTGAAGCCTTCTATCGCGTGGTAGCTTCCCATGCCCGAAGGACCGATCCCGCCGAACGGCAGGTCCTCCATCGAGACATGGAAGATGACGTCATTGGTGGTCACGCCGCCTGAAACGGTGCGGGAAAGAACGCGCTCCTGCTCGTTCTTGTCTTCGCCGAAGTAGTAGAGGCCAAGCGGGCGGTCGTTGGCATTGATGTAATCCACTGCCTCATCGACCGCCTTGTAGGTCTTTACCGGCAGGACAGGGCCAAAGATTTCCTCCTGCATTACGCTCATATCGTCATTGACGCCGCGCAGGACCGTCAGTGGCATCTTGCGCTGGTTGGCGCTCGCAAAGTCCTCACCCGCCGGATTGACTTCGATAACCTCGGCGCCCTTGTCGCGCGCGTCTTCGACCAGGCCCTGAAGCCGCTCGAAGTGGCGGTCGGAAACGATGGACGCGTAATCATCGTTTTCGAGCACGGTCGGATACATGGTCGATGCGGCGTTGGTCACGCCGGCAATCGCTTCGTCCTCGCTCTCTTCGGGCACATACATGTAATCGGGCGCGAGGCAGATCTGCCCGGCATTCATCATCTTGCCCAGCGCGATGCGCTCACCCGCTTTCGCGAAATCAGCGCTGCGACCAAGCACCACGGGGGACTTACCACCAAGCTCAAGCGTGACGGGCACGAGGTTTTCGGCGGCGGCCTGCATCACCCGTCGCCCGGTCGCAGTCGAGCCGGTGAAAATCAGGTGGTCGAACGGCAGCGACGAGAATGCGGCGGCAACTTCCGGCCCGCCGGTGACGACGACGCATTCGTCCGGAGTGAAGTACTCTTCGACCAGTTCAGCCATCAGCAGCGATGTGCGCTCGGTAAATTCGCTTGGCTTGATCATGGCGCGGTTGCCGGCAGCAAAGACCTGCATCAGCGGCGAGAAAGCGAGGTTCACAGGGAAATTCCACGGTGACAGGATGCCAATGACGCCCTTGGGCTCGTAACGAACCTCTGCCTTTGCGCCCATAAGGCCGAGCGGGAACTGGACCTTGCGCTTTTCAGGCCTCGCCCATTTGTCCATGTTGGACAGCGCGTTCTTGCCCGCTCCAATCGTGCCATCGATATCTGTAATCATGGATTGGTGCATCGCGCGATTGCCGAAATCCGCGCTCATCGCTTTGCAGAGGTTTTCGCCATGATCCTTGAGCAGAGCCATTGCGCGCCGAATGCGATTCTTGCGCATCTTCATGCTTTCCGGACGCGATGCGGTGAAGGCGCTGCGCTGCAATTCGAGCAGACGTTCAAGTTCTTCGCGTTTGTCGTCGGCCATTTTGGTCTCTCTCTCCGGCACAATTGGTTTCGCTTTGCCACGCTTTGTGAGCGAAACCGCGAGCGCTCGCAAGCTAATACCAATTGCCGATGGCAAAGCTGATCACGCGTTGCCATGAGACTGGCACGACACTAAGTCGGGAGCCAAATCTCCCCCTCGTTTCTCAAGGAAGTGCATCATGGCCCAGTTTTCCGCCGACGATCCGATTGTCATCCTTTCCTACGCGCGCACGCCGATGGGCGGAATGCAAGGGGCGCTTGCCGATGTGTCGGCGACTGACCTGGGTGCGACTGCCGTGAAGGCAGCGGTGGAGCGTTCGGGTGTGCCGGGCGAAAAGTTCGACCGCACCTATATGGGCTGCGTCCTTCCCGCAGGCCTTGGCCAGGCGCCCGCGCGTCAGGCGACGATCAAGGCGGGCCTTCCCGAAAGCGTGCAGGCGACCACCGTCAACAAGGTATGCGGCAGCGGAATGCAGACCGTTATCATGGGCGCCGAAGCGCTTGCCAGCGGTACGGTCAATTACGTCGTTGCTGGCGGCATGGAGAGCATGACTAATGCGCCATACCTCCTCAAGAAGCATCGTTCGGGCGCGCGCATTGGGCATGACACGGCGTACGATCACATGTTCCTCGACGGGCTCGAAGACGCCTACGAAGAAGGCCGCGCGATGGGCACCTTTGCTCAGGACACCGCCAACGAATACCAGCTGACCCGCGAAGAAATGGACGAGTATTCGATCACCTCGCTCAACCGCGCGAACAAGGCTATCGAGAGCGGCGCGTTTGCGGATGAAGTGGTCCCGGTGACCTTTGCGACCCGCAAGGGTGAAGTCACCGTCGACACCGACGAGCAGCCCGGCAAGGGCCGCCCCGACAAGATCCCGACGCTTCGCGCTGCCTTCGCCAAGGACGGTACGATCACGGCGGCTACGTCGAGTTCAATCTCGGATGGCGCAGCGGCTGTCGTGCTCACCCGTGAAAGCGTGGCCAAAGAAAACGGTCAGAAGCCGGTCGCCAAGGTCGTGGCGATGGCCGCTCACGCGCGCATGCCCAAAGATTTCACTGTCGCACCTGTCGGGGCGATCGAGAAGGTGCTCGACAAGGCAGGCTGGAGCGTCGACGACGTTGACCTGTGGGAAGTGAACGAGGCCTTCGCCTGTGTCGCAATGTTCGCGATGCGCGACATCGGCATTGATCATGCCAAGATCAACGTGAACGGCGGCGCGACCGCGCTCGGCCATCCGATCGGCGCATCGGGCACGCGCATCATCGTGACGCTGATCAACGCTCTCAAAACGCAGGGCAAGACCAGGGGTGTCGCCTCGCTGTGCATCGGCGGTGGTGAAGCGACGGCGGTGGCAGTCGAACTGGTTTGATGGGTTAAGGGGCGTCGGGCTCCATCGCGCCCACGCCCCACAGCCGCTCCATCGCGACCCAACCAATCCTGCCACCGACGTCGATTTCGCAGAAATTGTCGCGGCACTCGATGAGCTCGCCGACCACGCCGGGCTCGGCGCGCCAGCGCATCGCGGAGTTGGCGGCGGGCTCTTCGCGCAGCTCTGTGAGGCCTTCACCGATGATGAGCACGCCCAGCTTTGGATTGAGCTGACTTGCCGCCACCCAGCCCTGCGTGCCTTCATGGTCCTGTACGAGCCGCCAGCTTTCCCTCACACGCACGACTTTCACCGGGAGGCCCCTGCGCTTGTAGACCCAGTCGATCTTGTATTCCTGGCTTGGCCCCACGCGCATATTGACCTCATCGAAACGCAGCGTGGCCCAATACGGAACCTCCCGGTTCTGGGCCCGAAGCGTGTCGGCGAAGATCGCACCGGCCAAGACAAGGCACAGGCCGAGGACGGCAAAAAATCGAAGCGCGGTCATGGCTCCCTGATAACCTTTTCAATCCCACATCATCAAGGACCAACAGGCCGCTTGACGCTTGGCTGCGAAAGCCCGTAGCGCTTTGATCATGGCTATTAGCGAGACCCCTCCCGAATTTGCCTCCGGCAAGCCGAAAGTGGTGGTTACACGCCACCTAGCCCCTAGCGTGGAAGCGCGCATGAGCGAGCTTTACGATACGGTGCTCAACACGGACGACACGCCGATGAGCCGCGAGCAGCTGATCGAGGCCATGGCGAGCTGCGATGTGCTTGTACCGACAGTCACCGACCGGATCGATGCCGAGCTGATCGAGGGCGCTGGCGAAAACCTGCGCCTGATCGCCAATTTCGGGGCGGGAACCGAGCATATCGACCTCGCCGCAGCAGCGAAGCGCAAGATCATCGTCACCAACACGCCCGGCGTCTTTACCGACGACACCGCCGACCTCACCATGGCGGGCATTATCGGCGTGCCGCGCCGGATTCGAGAAGGTGTCGAACTGGTGCGCAGCGGCAAGTGGACCGGTTGGGCACCGACCGGAATGCTGGGGCGCAAGATCGGCGGCAAGGTGCTTGGCATCATCGGCATGGGCCGGATCGGTCAGGCGGTCGCTCACAGGGGGCGCGCTTTCGGCCTTGAGGTGGCCTATTACAGCCGCAAGCCGCTTCCTGCGGCACTCGAACAGATGCTGGGTGTACGCCATGTTGCCAAGCTCGACGACCTCGTTGCCGAGGCCGATATCCTGACCCTGCACTGCCCGCTTACCGATGAAACCCGCCACATGATCGATGCGCGCAGGATCGCGCTGATGAAGCCCGGGTCAAGCATCGTGAACACCGCGCGCGGGGAACTTATCGACCAGGAAGCCCTGATCGAGGCGCTGCAATCGGGGCACCTC includes these proteins:
- the nuoE gene encoding NADH-quinone oxidoreductase subunit NuoE; amino-acid sequence: MADRTPAPDTPELRARWGSFEWSKENKKKADREIAKYPEGRQKSAVMALLDLGQRQVGEETDTQGWLPLPVIEYIADYLDMPVIRVLEVATFYFMYNMKPVGKYHVQVCGTTPCMLRGSDDIISACKKRGMAFGKVSEDGLWTLTEVECMGNCATAPMVQINDDNYEDLTVERLDAVLDALAAGEQPKTGTQEPGRHTSEPSGGPTTLKEMVDANHDYRGDW
- a CDS encoding NADH-quinone oxidoreductase subunit D, which encodes MSVQIEESPTTDGEVITNYTLNFGPQHPAAHGVLRMVMELDGEVIERVDPHVGLLHRGTEKLIEQKTYLQALPYFDRLDYCSPLCQEHSYVLAIEKLLNLEVPERAQYLRVLFAELTRICNHMLNIGAHVMDVGAMTPNLWVFELREDCLNFFERASGARMHSAWFRPGGVHQDVPEKLLVDIGDWLDNRFFQLFDDAMSLVMDNRIFKQRNVDIAVVSRDDAVAWGFSGPMIRAAGIPWDLRKSQPYDVYDRMEFDIPVGTNSDCYDRFMVRVQEVRESAKIIKQCLRDMPEGPIASTDGKVSPPKRGEMKQSMESLIHHFKLYTEGFHVPAGEVYVATESPKGEFGVYLVSDGTNKPYRCKIRPTAFSHLQAMDMMSKGHMLADATAILGAIDVVFGECDR
- a CDS encoding NADH-quinone oxidoreductase subunit C yields the protein MTVLHSAPKFASNDGVLDALSESVSVWLERAEEQHGEIILSVKRDSVADVLRILRDDHAYQQLMEIAGADYPDRDERFEVVYMLLSLTKNHRIMVKCSTDEATPVPSVTSLWPNAGWLEREVFDLYGVVFDGNSDLRRILTDYGFEGHPFRKDFPMTGYIELRYSEDEKRVVYEPVELPQDMRTFDFLSPWEGSDYVLPGDEKADGPPQVDKPKVTEKPADTGAGPRAEENAAKGTAAVPPDMIEVEIGDDDDVKEGDE
- a CDS encoding NADH-quinone oxidoreductase subunit B family protein, which translates into the protein MSTPQQTIGVTPPDNLPDVSALETAKAGEVRQPDEDYFRSLQTEVNDKGFLVTSTEDLFQWARTGSLWWMTFGLACCAVEMIHVNMPRYDMERFGIAPRASPRQSDVMIVAGTLCNKMAPALRKVYDQMSDPKYVISMGSCANGGGYYHYSYSVVRGCDRIVPVDIYVPGCPPTAEALLYGVMQLQRKIRRSGTIER
- a CDS encoding NADH-quinone oxidoreductase subunit A, translating into MIDLAQYLPILLFIFIAFGLSVLFVFLPMGVSRLTGAHNPDAEKLSEYECGFPAFEDARSQFDVRFYLVAISFIIFDLEAAFLFPWAVSLGETGWVGWIGMMTFLGILAIGLAYEWKKGALDWE
- a CDS encoding coniferyl aldehyde dehydrogenase, producing MPERETKMADDKREELERLLELQRSAFTASRPESMKMRKNRIRRAMALLKDHGENLCKAMSADFGNRAMHQSMITDIDGTIGAGKNALSNMDKWARPEKRKVQFPLGLMGAKAEVRYEPKGVIGILSPWNFPVNLAFSPLMQVFAAGNRAMIKPSEFTERTSLLMAELVEEYFTPDECVVVTGGPEVAAAFSSLPFDHLIFTGSTATGRRVMQAAAENLVPVTLELGGKSPVVLGRSADFAKAGERIALGKMMNAGQICLAPDYMYVPEESEDEAIAGVTNAASTMYPTVLENDDYASIVSDRHFERLQGLVEDARDKGAEVIEVNPAGEDFASANQRKMPLTVLRGVNDDMSVMQEEIFGPVLPVKTYKAVDEAVDYINANDRPLGLYYFGEDKNEQERVLSRTVSGGVTTNDVIFHVSMEDLPFGGIGPSGMGSYHAIEGFKEFSHARAVYHQPKIDVAKLAKMKPPYGKAKESA
- a CDS encoding acetyl-CoA C-acyltransferase; translated protein: MAQFSADDPIVILSYARTPMGGMQGALADVSATDLGATAVKAAVERSGVPGEKFDRTYMGCVLPAGLGQAPARQATIKAGLPESVQATTVNKVCGSGMQTVIMGAEALASGTVNYVVAGGMESMTNAPYLLKKHRSGARIGHDTAYDHMFLDGLEDAYEEGRAMGTFAQDTANEYQLTREEMDEYSITSLNRANKAIESGAFADEVVPVTFATRKGEVTVDTDEQPGKGRPDKIPTLRAAFAKDGTITAATSSSISDGAAAVVLTRESVAKENGQKPVAKVVAMAAHARMPKDFTVAPVGAIEKVLDKAGWSVDDVDLWEVNEAFACVAMFAMRDIGIDHAKINVNGGATALGHPIGASGTRIIVTLINALKTQGKTRGVASLCIGGGEATAVAVELV
- a CDS encoding SH3 domain-containing protein: MTALRFFAVLGLCLVLAGAIFADTLRAQNREVPYWATLRFDEVNMRVGPSQEYKIDWVYKRRGLPVKVVRVRESWRLVQDHEGTQGWVAASQLNPKLGVLIIGEGLTELREEPAANSAMRWRAEPGVVGELIECRDNFCEIDVGGRIGWVAMERLWGVGAMEPDAP
- a CDS encoding D-glycerate dehydrogenase, which codes for MAISETPPEFASGKPKVVVTRHLAPSVEARMSELYDTVLNTDDTPMSREQLIEAMASCDVLVPTVTDRIDAELIEGAGENLRLIANFGAGTEHIDLAAAAKRKIIVTNTPGVFTDDTADLTMAGIIGVPRRIREGVELVRSGKWTGWAPTGMLGRKIGGKVLGIIGMGRIGQAVAHRGRAFGLEVAYYSRKPLPAALEQMLGVRHVAKLDDLVAEADILTLHCPLTDETRHMIDARRIALMKPGSSIVNTARGELIDQEALIEALQSGHLAGAGLDVYPDEPNVDRRLIKNPNVMTLPHIGSATVEGREASGEKVIANIRFWADGHRPPDQVLTALVGS